CTCGTCGGCGTACCCGGTCCAAAAGCCGGTCCGGCGGTCCGCGACCAGGTGCGTCAGCCGGGTTCCCAGCGGGAACCGGCGCCGAGAGCGACCGTCCGGGCCGAAGACCTGGCCGGACAATGCGTTCGGTCCCTCGCTGCCGGAGACGACGAACCCGCCGCCCGGAAGGGCGTCGAGAGCAGCCGGGTCCACGGCCACGTCGTGCAGCGACTGTTCCAGGATCCTGCCCCGGTCACTGATCACGACGAGGGCGTCGAAAGGAAGATTCAAGGGTGCCGGGACGTCCCGGCCGGCCCACCTGCGGGGAAATCGGGCATCAGGGCAGATCAGCCAGAGAGCCCGGCCCCACGGATCGATCGTGGAGGCCAGTACTTTCCGCTCGTCGTACTGCCGAGGCAACAGTGCGTGGGAACGCAGTGCCACCTTCGTCAAGAAATCACCTCACGGGCGAAGGAACGCGACCCGTTGATGATCACACACCTGCGCCGGCCCCAGCCTCCGAAGTCCAGGCGCGGAACAGCGTCAGGGCCTCGGTCAGGTTGCCGGGCCCACACGCGATCTGGAACGTCTTCTCTGACGTCCAGGCCATCACCCAGTCATGCTCACCCCGGGTGACCTGCTGCCGGGGGTACTCCCGGTCCTCCAAGTCCGTCTCTTCCAGGCTGATCCTGACGGTCCAGCCCGGGTTGTCGAGCGTGCCGATCGTCACGCCCCATTCGTGCTCCCACTCACCATCGCATTGGGAGGCGTACCAGTGCTGCAACCAGTCAAGGACGTGCTCGGGTTCGGACATGGACGCAGATCTTAAGAGAGACGAGATAGGTCACGGGTGGGGCATTTGTTGTGTCGTGCGACTCGCGAGGCGACGTCCGGGCGTTAATGGCTCTGTTGCGTTCGCGCGGTGCCTTGCGGAGCGACCAGACGCCCCGACTGGAAGGTGCGACTCTCGGAGAGAGGGCGGTCCCACC
This sequence is a window from Streptomyces sp. HUAS YS2. Protein-coding genes within it:
- a CDS encoding immunity 53 family protein; the encoded protein is MSEPEHVLDWLQHWYASQCDGEWEHEWGVTIGTLDNPGWTVRISLEETDLEDREYPRQQVTRGEHDWVMAWTSEKTFQIACGPGNLTEALTLFRAWTSEAGAGAGV